The following are encoded together in the Cerasicoccus sp. TK19100 genome:
- a CDS encoding toll/interleukin-1 receptor domain-containing protein, with the protein MDGKAAPRVFISYSHDSPEHKQWVSEFVTELRLSHGVDAILDQLHLGPGDDFVYFMREAIGKAEWILIVCTDPYIEKANSRTGGAGYETIIVEGELIRDLKTKKFIPIYRLSDGSCRAPDSLSTRFGVNFHNSVDREEAFRQLVNCLHGIPPDIPPVGGGPKPKKSNAITSPTTVKPVQVSPNYTKEPPGQIDVLQPYSKEPPGVIPVFPEPSDATGEFYEDALNYATIGNRTIWRRQLDSRIKIAFMKLFELRESWDRAQYTQEDWEPESFPQIAFESLAVFKEVFCMGLAGIEAANQGFNRQTSLIQELVDPPDWDWAGSVVTRSIPELLVFCFQALAGAMSVKSEQPHIIFGMANLPVSRRFQSDSTTLWQQTNHIGWPETLGRNCVNAWNFLMRLHAEVEWISKIFDGKSLKGLVCAHYALLSVNEFLHFLDEKPNLETYHHGIPTMFLGHDNLERGLQYLYRSKVEIRECILSGHDIRKLNEYWIVWVKRSLDYYAKLNRIGIYRDARLGGFKDLLPNLLS; encoded by the coding sequence ATGGACGGCAAAGCAGCCCCAAGAGTATTTATATCGTATTCTCACGATTCCCCTGAACACAAGCAGTGGGTCAGCGAATTCGTGACTGAACTACGTCTGAGCCACGGAGTCGATGCCATATTGGATCAATTGCACCTAGGGCCGGGTGATGATTTTGTCTACTTCATGAGAGAGGCCATCGGCAAGGCTGAGTGGATATTGATTGTTTGCACTGACCCATACATTGAGAAGGCGAATTCGAGAACAGGAGGCGCAGGATATGAGACTATCATCGTCGAAGGTGAGCTAATTCGTGACCTCAAAACGAAGAAGTTCATTCCCATATACCGTCTATCCGACGGTTCATGTCGTGCGCCAGATTCTTTATCGACCCGTTTTGGCGTAAACTTCCACAATTCCGTTGATCGTGAAGAGGCATTTCGGCAGTTGGTAAACTGTTTGCATGGAATCCCTCCCGACATTCCACCAGTTGGCGGAGGTCCCAAACCAAAGAAGAGTAATGCAATAACATCCCCTACTACGGTAAAACCAGTACAAGTGAGTCCAAACTACACCAAGGAGCCACCTGGTCAGATTGATGTTTTGCAGCCCTATTCAAAAGAGCCCCCCGGCGTAATCCCTGTCTTTCCTGAACCGTCAGATGCCACAGGAGAATTCTACGAGGACGCCTTGAACTACGCGACCATTGGGAATCGCACAATCTGGCGTCGCCAACTTGATTCAAGAATTAAGATCGCGTTCATGAAGCTGTTTGAGCTCAGGGAGTCTTGGGATCGCGCGCAATACACACAAGAAGATTGGGAACCTGAAAGTTTTCCCCAAATAGCTTTTGAATCTTTAGCAGTATTCAAAGAAGTGTTCTGCATGGGTTTAGCAGGCATCGAAGCAGCGAATCAGGGATTCAATCGCCAAACTTCACTGATACAAGAGTTAGTTGACCCACCCGATTGGGATTGGGCTGGATCGGTTGTTACTCGCTCGATTCCCGAATTACTTGTGTTTTGCTTTCAAGCATTGGCCGGAGCAATGAGCGTCAAATCCGAGCAACCACACATCATATTTGGTATGGCGAATTTGCCAGTTAGTCGGAGATTCCAGTCGGACAGCACAACATTATGGCAGCAAACAAATCACATTGGTTGGCCGGAAACACTTGGCCGGAATTGTGTTAACGCATGGAATTTCCTCATGCGCCTACACGCCGAAGTCGAATGGATTTCAAAAATATTCGATGGCAAATCGCTTAAGGGGCTCGTATGCGCACACTATGCCCTGTTATCCGTAAATGAATTTCTGCACTTTCTAGATGAAAAGCCGAATCTTGAGACCTACCATCATGGCATACCGACAATGTTTCTAGGGCATGACAACTTAGAGCGTGGTCTTCAGTACCTTTATCGGAGCAAAGTCGAAATCAGGGAATGTATTTTGTCAGGACACGATATTCGAAAGCTCAATGAATACTGGATTGTATGGGTGAAACGATCGTTGGATTACTATGCCAAATTGAATCGTATCGGAATTTACCGCGATGCTCGACTAGGCGGATTTAAAGACCTCCTACCCAATTTATTAAGCTGA